A single region of the Accipiter gentilis chromosome 6, bAccGen1.1, whole genome shotgun sequence genome encodes:
- the LOC126039869 gene encoding P2Y purinoceptor 3-like, with protein sequence MEGPKGTENSTSGKALCPLVESYKYILLPLTYSSVFVLGLLLNGVMLRLSCCRANWTCTTIYLVNLAVADLLYLFSLPLLVVNYLLQDTWPFGELLCKLVRFLFYANLYGSILLLTCISIHRFLGICHPIRSLPYRTRRLAAAGTATSWALVFLQLLPTLIYARTGVINNHTVCYDMTSPENLGGYFPYGMALTASGFLFPFLIILACYCLTIRSLARHAGDANPAGSAARAKSIRTILLVCGLFAVCLLPFHITRSIYLFVRVYRVADCQLLQRWSLLYKIWRPLVSLNSCINPLLYFLSGQSNRARLALELRLPTAGPLASPATNAEGTDAPTRLAPC encoded by the coding sequence ACAAATACATCTTGTTACCCCTTACTTACAGCTCCGTCTTCGTGCTGGGGCTGCTCCTCAACGGAGTCATGTTGCGGCTCAGCTGCTGCCGCGCCAACTGGACCTGCACCACCATCTACCTGGTGAACCTGGCCGTGGCCGACCTCCTCTACCTCTTCTCTTTGCCCTTGCTCGTCGTCAACTACCTCCTGCAGGACACGTGGCCTTTCGGAGAGCTGCTCTGCAAACTGGTACGTTTCTTGTTTTACGCCAACCTGTACGGCAGCATCCTGCTGCTGACTTGCATCAGTATCCATCGTTTTCTAGGCATTTGCCATCCCATCCGTTCCCTACCGTACCGGACCCGGCGCCTGGCCGCCGCCGGCACGGCGACGTCCTGGGCGCTGGtgttcctgcagctcctgcccaccTTGATCTACGCTCGCACCGGCGTTATCAACAACCACACCGTCTGCTACGACATGACGAGCCCCGAGAACCTCGGCGGCTATTTCCCCTACGGCATGGCTCTAACCGCCtctggtttcctctttcctttcctcatcATTTTAGCCTGCTATTGCCTGACCATCAGAAGCCTCGCGCGACACGCCGGAGATGCCAACCCCGCCGGCAGCGCTGCCCGAGCCAAGTCGATCCGAACCATTCTCCTCGTCTGCGGGCTTTTTGCGGTCTGTCTACTGCCGTTCCACATCACCCGCAGCATCTACCTCTTCGTCCGTGTGTACCGGGTAGCCGACTGCCAACTCCTACAGCGCTGGAGTTTGCTTTACAAGATCTGGAGGCCACTGGTGAGCCTCAACAGCTGCATCAACCCCCTCCTCTACTTTCTTTCTGGTCAATCTAACAGAGCCAGGCTGGCTTTGGAGCTGAGACTGCCCACGGCAGGTCCTCTTGCCAGTCCTGCCACGAACGCAGAGGGGACAGATGCCCCAACAAGACTTGCCCCTTGCTGA